The Aspergillus flavus chromosome 6, complete sequence nucleotide sequence TCTCGTATTCGGATTGAGCAGAGTATACTGCAGAACGGTTGGAGTAAAGGATGTGGTTCTCGGGTTCGATCGCGATAGCCTGGGTGAATTTGTCACTGTGAAGCGATTAGCACGACAGCTTAAGAGAAAGCGGGGtaaaatacatacatagcGGTAGGATAGTCCTTTGCAGAGAAGGCCTTGTTGCCCTCTGCCTTCAAAGCGTCAGCCATGCTGTCAGGATTCAATAGTGGTTGGGTTGAAGTGAAAGGGAAGAGATGTGCCGGTTGAAATCAACTCCAGTCGAGATCGACTGCTGACGGGGGAAGCTGCGGCAGTTAATGAGCTCTGCGGAGCTTCTCGAAATTTCCGAGAGGAATTGAGTGCCTCAGGCAGTCGTGACTTGGATGAGTCGGAGCTCTGAAGCGCTAGACCGTTCTAGGCAGCTGCTCCCCGCTACGGGCAAAAAGGGAATGGAAAAGCCGTCAAAAACATCTTTTTCTGCCGCTGTCGCACTCGTCAAGTTCTCCTCTCAcaggctcttcttcaacccgTCCGGGTATTCTTTGGCACTCCTTGGTATAGATAGATGCTGGTCTAATATGCATCTCTGAATATGCCAGTTCATAAGCATTTTCGGTGATTGCACTCCTCTGTCGACTCGGTTTCATCTCGTTGAAAATGGCCTCCGCGGGGGCCTCCGGCGCCTCAGTGACTGAGCTCGCCTCTAAGCTCTACGAACATTGCCTGAACAACTACCCTCCCGACCAACTCTTCTACCAGCAGGACCTGCTTGGTCTGGGCATAGTCCCTAAGTCGGACCTTGCGCTTCTGCTGCGATGCACCCAATCGCTCGTTGATCAGAAACTGTTTCGCCTTCTCCAGGGCAAAAATGACCGATTGGCTTGGAAGATCATCTCACGGGAAGATGCTGAAAAGTATGCCATTGTTCTCTAGGACTTTTTGAGCGACCTCCCATATGATGGGCTAACGTGATAATTTTACTCTCAGACTTCAAAACCTGAGCCCGGACGAAAGTTTGGTATACAATGTAATCCACTCTACTGGTCGCAACGGTATCTGGGTTCGTGCGATCGGAACTCGAACCGGCTTACACAAGTCCATATTAGACCGTTGCCTCAAATCCTTGGAGGGAAAGAACTATATCAAGAGCGTACACAATGTTAAATTCCCAAGTCGGAAAATGTACATGTTGGCGGGCCTTGCCCCAAGTGAGGATGTTACCGGTGGCGCCTGGTTCACTGACGGAGTACTCGATGAGAACTTCATCAACACTGTCGCTGGGTATATTGAGTACACAGTGAGCAGAAAGAGTTGGTTTGAAGTTCCAAGTGCAGACGCGCACCGAACCAAGCGCATAAAAACTAGTGATGGTAGCGTGTCTGTCAAACAAGAGGCTGGACAAAAAACATTTATTCCTTTTCCGGCCGGTTACCGTGGCTATCCAACCGTCTCGATGCTTACAGATGCAGTTAATGAGAGTGGAATTACTCCCGTTCGTCTGGGTGAAGAGAGTATAACACAGCTCCTTGATATGCTTTGTTACGATGGTAAGCTGGTGGCCTTGAACAGTGGGGAGATGTACAAGTCGGTCAAGAACCCGGAAGCCGTTAAGCAGTCGCAAGCCCGCAAGCCCGCAGGCGAGGATAAGGGAATCGACGACCGGCTGGTAACCA carries:
- a CDS encoding putative DNA-directed RNA polymerase III subunit Rpc34 (RNA polymerase III, subunit C34), translating into MASAGASGASVTELASKLYEHCLNNYPPDQLFYQQDLLGLGIVPKSDLALLLRCTQSLVDQKLFRLLQGKNDRLAWKIISREDAEKLQNLSPDESLVYNVIHSTGRNGIWVRAIGTRTGLHKSILDRCLKSLEGKNYIKSVHNVKFPSRKMYMLAGLAPSEDVTGGAWFTDGVLDENFINTVAGYIEYTVSRKSWFEVPSADAHRTKRIKTSDGSVSVKQEAGQKTFIPFPAGYRGYPTVSMLTDAVNESGITPVRLGEESITQLLDMLCYDGKLVALNSGEMYKSVKNPEAVKQSQARKPAGEDKGIDDRLVTNGMTEAPCGTCPVFKLCAPGGAVSPESCEYFDPWLEKALGF